One region of Thiorhodovibrio frisius genomic DNA includes:
- a CDS encoding S8 family serine peptidase → MLPTDPYFLPYQWHLLNFGQFGGRPGVDLNVVPVWEDYTGANVTVGVFDAGTQVTHPDLQPNWDPDLQPMMAGHPVNPSPYGWGEEVGAHGTAVAGLILGARNGQGIVGVAYDATFGVGIYDPDSEAWAVSGASSYEAFSETLNHQRFLYDVTNSSYGTNTPLTDQNFSETAGIESSVILGRNGLGTINVIAAGNEKTGSRPVDGMDRDARWSTDGGFEALRQTVSVAAGTNQGDIMWYSNPGASLLVTAPVSYNLPAEDVANTLMPFQSTTTDLLGTDGYSVDNSPEIDDNYSDQMAGTSAAAPMVTGVVALMLEANPALGYRDVQEILALSARPNWQQGATEVDRWQTNGADHFNGGGMRFSHDYGFGFVDALAAVRIAETWTEQRTRFNEVSIPEPLSLNLNDVPIPDNSGEPLSYSFEVTDAFEVEWIEVGVAIEHEWWGDLAISVISPAGTESRLLVRPGVVPDSVLDYRVAIDDQFDPEMNQGMQGREDLDTSFVSTASRGESTLGTWTVQVWDLGEGAANGELDGLGLQLYGNPEGETTETFFYTDRYADLASAEPWRQTLATDGEARINAAAVTSDTVIHLTPGITGEIAGTPFRLAPGSQVTEAIGGDGADALFAATWDSILFGGRGDDLLFGNAGADILVGGRGTDLMRGAAGADRFVFETDSGRDRIADFDPNNDLIEVDQAINGQILAGPSTLLETAFTDAQGNAVINLGAGNQVTLLGLSVDELSSDVFSLV, encoded by the coding sequence ATGCTCCCAACCGATCCCTACTTCCTTCCCTACCAATGGCACTTGCTCAATTTCGGACAGTTCGGTGGTCGCCCCGGTGTTGATCTGAATGTGGTTCCGGTCTGGGAAGACTATACCGGCGCCAACGTCACGGTCGGCGTCTTCGATGCCGGCACCCAGGTCACCCACCCCGACCTCCAACCCAATTGGGACCCTGACTTGCAACCGATGATGGCCGGCCATCCCGTCAACCCCAGTCCCTACGGCTGGGGAGAGGAAGTTGGTGCGCACGGGACCGCCGTTGCCGGATTGATACTTGGCGCGCGCAACGGCCAAGGCATTGTCGGCGTTGCCTATGACGCCACCTTTGGCGTCGGAATTTATGATCCCGACTCCGAAGCCTGGGCAGTGAGCGGTGCGTCCAGCTACGAGGCCTTTAGTGAAACGCTCAACCACCAGCGCTTCCTCTATGACGTCACCAATAGCAGTTATGGCACGAATACTCCCCTGACGGATCAAAATTTTTCCGAGACCGCCGGCATTGAAAGCTCTGTCATTCTTGGCAGAAATGGTCTGGGCACCATCAATGTCATCGCCGCTGGCAACGAGAAGACGGGTAGCAGGCCGGTTGACGGCATGGACAGAGACGCCCGTTGGTCGACTGACGGTGGCTTCGAGGCGCTTCGCCAAACGGTGTCTGTCGCCGCCGGCACCAATCAAGGCGACATCATGTGGTATAGCAACCCCGGAGCATCGCTTTTGGTGACAGCCCCGGTCAGTTACAACCTCCCCGCGGAGGATGTCGCAAACACCCTAATGCCATTCCAATCCACAACGACGGATTTGCTCGGAACGGACGGCTACTCTGTAGACAACTCGCCCGAGATTGACGATAACTACTCCGATCAGATGGCCGGCACCTCCGCGGCGGCCCCCATGGTCACCGGCGTGGTGGCTCTCATGCTGGAAGCCAACCCTGCGCTTGGCTATCGGGACGTGCAGGAGATTCTCGCCCTCAGCGCCCGACCGAACTGGCAGCAAGGAGCAACGGAGGTCGATCGATGGCAAACCAATGGCGCCGACCACTTCAACGGCGGCGGGATGCGCTTCAGTCACGACTATGGCTTCGGTTTTGTCGATGCCTTGGCCGCTGTGCGTATCGCCGAGACCTGGACCGAGCAGCGCACCCGTTTTAATGAGGTGAGCATTCCAGAACCCCTTTCCCTCAACCTCAACGACGTTCCCATTCCGGATAATTCAGGCGAGCCATTAAGCTACAGCTTTGAGGTCACCGACGCCTTCGAGGTCGAGTGGATCGAGGTCGGCGTCGCTATCGAGCATGAATGGTGGGGCGATCTGGCCATCTCCGTCATCTCCCCGGCAGGAACCGAGAGCCGCTTGCTGGTGCGCCCCGGCGTGGTGCCTGACTCGGTCCTGGATTATCGCGTTGCGATCGATGACCAATTCGATCCCGAGATGAATCAAGGCATGCAAGGCAGAGAAGATCTCGATACCAGCTTCGTCTCGACTGCCTCGCGGGGTGAAAGCACCCTCGGCACCTGGACCGTCCAGGTCTGGGACCTCGGCGAAGGCGCCGCCAACGGCGAGCTCGATGGCTTGGGTTTGCAGCTTTATGGAAATCCGGAAGGGGAAACGACAGAGACCTTTTTCTACACCGACCGCTACGCCGACCTGGCCAGCGCCGAGCCTTGGCGTCAGACCCTGGCCACCGATGGCGAAGCCCGCATCAACGCGGCGGCCGTCACCAGCGACACTGTGATTCACCTCACGCCTGGCATCACCGGCGAGATCGCCGGCACACCCTTCAGGCTTGCCCCAGGGTCCCAAGTCACCGAAGCCATAGGCGGCGATGGGGCCGACGCGCTATTCGCGGCGACCTGGGACAGCATCCTATTCGGCGGGCGCGGCGATGATTTGCTTTTCGGCAATGCCGGCGCCGACATCCTCGTCGGCGGGCGGGGTACCGACCTAATGAGAGGAGCAGCGGGAGCCGACCGCTTTGTATTCGAAACCGACAGCGGTCGCGATCGCATCGCGGACTTCGACCCCAACAACGACCTTATCGAGGTGGATCAAGCCATCAACGGCCAGATCCTCGCCGGCCCCTCGACACTGCTCGAGACCGCCTTCACCGATGCACAG
- a CDS encoding helix-turn-helix domain-containing protein, giving the protein MKQLSSAARTPPYSPAPPPQLNHLPQSRHGTIGAMTARADAIDKHQDRSSRNLAFIDASQAAGAQSWVPIIYRQISPGQFHGRMDIVDFGDLTLVHEQHHQSVNKSGALPPGQCTLSFIDRGHHDARFSQFVIAGEDLAFFQPEQHEFDILMPGGHTNSYARIDQNALIRDLHILDAALADRLGASRSLQSLGTVGKARLERVMHQILTVGKAPGTGRGGADPAGLHAILKEQILLAITASGPWHSGDAPYLHGRRRAWRTARAAREFMEDCLNRGITPGMVDLCAHLHVSERTLRYVFNEQMGCPPATYLRRLRLNGARAELLDPGAATTSVTAVATRWGFLQMGHFSRDYRALFHEKPSLTLARALSV; this is encoded by the coding sequence ATGAAGCAATTGTCCAGCGCCGCGCGCACGCCCCCTTATAGTCCAGCGCCCCCCCCACAACTGAATCACCTTCCGCAATCGCGCCACGGCACCATCGGCGCAATGACCGCTCGCGCGGACGCGATCGATAAGCACCAAGACCGCTCCTCGCGCAACCTCGCCTTTATCGATGCTTCCCAAGCCGCCGGCGCCCAGTCCTGGGTCCCCATCATCTACCGCCAAATCAGCCCCGGCCAGTTCCACGGCCGCATGGACATCGTCGACTTCGGCGACCTGACGTTGGTTCACGAGCAGCACCATCAAAGCGTCAACAAATCCGGCGCCCTACCGCCCGGACAATGCACCCTGTCGTTCATTGATCGCGGTCATCACGACGCGCGATTTTCCCAGTTTGTCATCGCTGGCGAGGACCTGGCTTTCTTCCAACCCGAACAGCACGAGTTCGACATCCTGATGCCAGGCGGTCACACCAACAGTTACGCGCGCATCGACCAAAACGCGCTGATCCGCGACCTGCATATCCTGGATGCCGCGCTCGCCGATCGCTTGGGCGCTAGCCGCTCCCTGCAATCCCTGGGCACGGTCGGCAAGGCTCGGCTGGAAAGGGTCATGCACCAGATTCTCACGGTTGGGAAGGCGCCAGGAACGGGTCGCGGTGGGGCAGACCCTGCTGGACTGCACGCCATCCTGAAGGAGCAAATACTGCTCGCGATCACGGCCTCTGGCCCGTGGCACTCGGGGGACGCGCCCTACCTGCACGGTCGCCGACGTGCATGGCGTACCGCGCGGGCGGCGCGCGAGTTCATGGAGGACTGCCTCAACCGGGGCATAACCCCTGGAATGGTGGACCTGTGCGCGCATCTTCATGTCTCGGAGCGCACCCTGCGCTACGTTTTCAACGAGCAGATGGGATGCCCACCGGCAACCTACCTGCGCCGACTGCGCTTGAACGGCGCGCGCGCCGAGCTGCTTGATCCCGGCGCCGCGACCACCTCGGTGACGGCCGTGGCGACCCGCTGGGGCTTCCTGCAAATGGGGCATTTTTCCCGGGATTATCGCGCGCTTTTTCACGAAAAGCCCTCACTCACCCTGGCGCGCGCGCTCAGCGTCTGA
- a CDS encoding inositol monophosphatase family protein, with product MDPMLNIAIRAARSAARVIMRSFERRDELIISTKQPNDFVTEVDRAAEAAILQEIRSKYPSHAILAEESGQHSGNDFEWVIDPLDGTTNYLHGFPQFAVSIGLRHRGLMQQAVVYDPLHEELFTASRGGGALLNDRRLRVSNRRDLRGALLGTGVPFKDQDELALFLETLRVMIPETAGVRRPGSAALDFAYVAAGRLDGFWEFGLSPWDFAAGALLVLEAGGTVTDMAGGDRFFETGNVVAGNLRIHQDILERLKPVLNGRLKA from the coding sequence ATGGACCCCATGCTAAATATCGCCATTCGCGCCGCACGCAGTGCCGCGCGCGTTATCATGCGCTCGTTCGAGCGACGTGATGAACTCATCATTTCCACCAAGCAGCCAAACGACTTCGTCACCGAGGTTGACCGTGCCGCCGAGGCGGCCATCCTGCAGGAAATCCGCAGCAAGTACCCCAGTCACGCCATTCTGGCCGAGGAAAGCGGTCAGCATTCCGGCAATGACTTCGAGTGGGTGATCGATCCGCTCGACGGGACGACCAATTATCTGCACGGTTTTCCCCAGTTTGCCGTCTCCATCGGCCTGCGCCATCGCGGCCTGATGCAGCAAGCGGTGGTCTATGACCCGCTGCACGAAGAACTCTTCACCGCCAGCCGCGGCGGCGGCGCGCTGCTCAATGACCGGCGCCTGCGCGTCAGCAACAGGCGCGACCTGCGCGGAGCTTTGCTCGGCACCGGAGTCCCCTTTAAGGACCAGGACGAACTCGCGTTATTTCTCGAGACTCTGAGAGTGATGATTCCCGAGACCGCTGGCGTGCGGCGCCCAGGCTCTGCGGCGCTGGATTTTGCCTATGTCGCCGCCGGGCGTCTGGACGGCTTCTGGGAGTTTGGCCTCTCGCCCTGGGATTTCGCCGCTGGTGCCCTACTGGTGCTGGAGGCCGGCGGCACCGTAACCGACATGGCTGGCGGTGATCGCTTTTTCGAAACCGGCAATGTGGTGGCCGGCAATCTGCGCATTCATCAGGACATTCTCGAACGCCTGAAGCCCGTGCTCAATGGCCGGCTGAAAGCCTGA
- a CDS encoding 2-oxoacid:acceptor oxidoreductase subunit alpha, with amino-acid sequence MSDWYQSCAITGSGGSGAVTAGMLVLEAAARAGYYGLMTRSAGPQIRGGESAAMLRFGPAPVTCMGDSFGILAALDWGNFARFAGEIPLTADTLILADPGAGKLPPELEPYREQTRWINLRELADTMPSGRFNMVAVGAIAACARLPLSAVLEAATAILSAKGSEVIAAAHACIGLGYQQLPAEADASPAPSEVPRRWSLSGNEAAGLGALRGGVRFVAAYPITPATEILEWLAPRIARLGGGLLQAEDELASINMIIGSSFGGVPSMTATSGPGLSLMMEGIGLAVASETPIVVINVMRGGPSTGIPTKSEQSDLNIALYGLHGDAPHLVLAALDIADCVLTLHWATRLVEHLQTVAIVLSDQLLGQSRVIVDPPETPDLSNLPLGRRCATADPGADYQRYQLTKDGISPISAPGLTDLSYTADGLEHNEFGTPSSLAGDHLAQLTKRRDKLTQFDAGPLWAEITGAGDLCLLTWGSSHGAVLEAAARLNASGRPTRVLGLRLIAPLQRAALHAATTGTQVWVIELNQDGQLFHYLRSEAALPEGARSFARPGPLPLRPAEILTAIAAEPADDHT; translated from the coding sequence ATGTCTGACTGGTATCAATCCTGCGCCATCACTGGCTCGGGCGGCAGCGGCGCCGTCACCGCCGGCATGCTGGTGCTCGAGGCGGCAGCGCGCGCTGGCTACTATGGGCTAATGACGCGCTCGGCCGGCCCGCAAATTCGCGGTGGCGAGTCGGCCGCCATGCTACGGTTTGGCCCCGCGCCCGTCACCTGCATGGGCGACAGCTTCGGTATCCTGGCCGCGCTCGATTGGGGAAATTTCGCCCGCTTCGCCGGTGAAATCCCGCTCACTGCCGACACCCTCATACTCGCCGACCCCGGCGCTGGCAAACTGCCGCCCGAGCTTGAGCCCTATCGCGAACAAACGCGCTGGATCAATCTGCGCGAACTCGCAGATACAATGCCCAGCGGGCGTTTCAACATGGTCGCAGTCGGCGCCATCGCCGCCTGCGCGCGCTTGCCGCTGTCGGCGGTACTCGAAGCCGCTACCGCAATCCTGAGCGCCAAAGGGTCGGAGGTCATCGCCGCCGCCCATGCCTGCATTGGCCTTGGTTACCAACAGCTTCCGGCTGAGGCCGACGCAAGCCCCGCACCGTCTGAGGTACCCCGTCGCTGGAGCCTCAGCGGAAACGAGGCCGCTGGACTGGGTGCGCTGCGCGGTGGCGTGCGCTTTGTGGCGGCCTACCCCATCACCCCGGCAACCGAGATTCTCGAGTGGCTGGCCCCGCGCATCGCGCGTCTTGGCGGCGGCCTGCTGCAAGCCGAGGACGAGCTGGCATCCATCAACATGATCATCGGCAGCTCCTTCGGCGGCGTGCCCTCCATGACGGCCACCTCCGGTCCCGGACTCAGCCTGATGATGGAGGGAATCGGCCTTGCCGTGGCGAGCGAAACCCCCATCGTCGTCATCAATGTCATGCGCGGCGGACCGAGCACCGGCATCCCGACCAAGTCCGAACAGTCGGATCTCAACATCGCCCTCTACGGACTGCATGGCGATGCGCCCCATCTGGTGCTAGCGGCCCTGGATATCGCCGACTGCGTGCTCACGCTCCATTGGGCGACACGACTGGTCGAACATCTGCAAACGGTCGCCATTGTGCTGTCCGATCAGCTCCTGGGGCAATCGCGCGTCATTGTTGATCCGCCAGAGACACCCGATCTGTCCAATCTGCCCCTTGGCCGCCGTTGCGCCACAGCCGATCCGGGCGCCGACTACCAGCGCTACCAACTCACAAAGGATGGCATTTCGCCAATCAGTGCCCCTGGGCTGACGGACCTCAGCTACACCGCCGACGGACTCGAGCACAACGAGTTCGGCACCCCTTCCAGCCTGGCTGGCGACCATCTCGCGCAACTGACCAAGCGCCGCGATAAGCTGACGCAGTTCGACGCTGGGCCACTCTGGGCCGAGATCACCGGTGCGGGCGACCTCTGTCTGCTCACCTGGGGCTCGAGTCACGGCGCGGTGCTCGAGGCCGCCGCCAGACTCAATGCCAGTGGCCGCCCAACCCGGGTGCTCGGTCTGCGGCTCATCGCCCCCCTGCAACGCGCGGCGCTGCACGCAGCCACCACCGGCACTCAGGTCTGGGTAATCGAGTTGAATCAGGACGGCCAGCTATTCCACTACCTGCGCTCCGAGGCCGCCCTGCCGGAGGGCGCCAGGTCTTTTGCCCGCCCGGGGCCGTTGCCGCTGCGCCCGGCGGAAATCCTCACCGCCATTGCTGCGGAGCCTGCTGATGACCACACCTAG
- a CDS encoding thiamine pyrophosphate-dependent enzyme, with protein sequence MTTPSAERPKSSSTTLRAKDYKSDVKPVWCPGCGHFGVLAALTKAFAYLGLPKNEVVTVSGIGCSSRIPAYIDGYGFHGVHGRALALAAGLKAARQDLTLVVTGGDGDGFSIGGNHFLHACRRNMDMTYIVMDNEVYGMTKGQASPTTQPDWSHSKLTPHGTGVPRFYPAAIALASGASFIARGYAGAPNELVRLLVQALEHPGFALVQVLSPCQTFRPEQKAWKQAVHPIAEPAPADPSEAARLIQSDDGLALGVLYAQRAPVYQPRNQVEAELSEIEAEFLL encoded by the coding sequence ATGACCACACCTAGCGCCGAGCGCCCCAAGAGCTCCTCCACCACTCTAAGGGCCAAAGACTACAAGTCCGATGTCAAGCCGGTCTGGTGCCCAGGGTGCGGACATTTTGGCGTACTTGCCGCCCTGACCAAGGCATTTGCCTACCTCGGCCTACCGAAAAACGAAGTCGTCACCGTCTCTGGCATTGGTTGCTCCTCGCGCATCCCGGCCTACATCGACGGCTATGGCTTTCATGGTGTGCATGGGCGCGCCCTGGCACTTGCGGCCGGGCTCAAGGCGGCGCGACAAGACCTCACTCTGGTGGTCACCGGCGGCGATGGCGACGGTTTTTCCATCGGCGGCAATCATTTCCTGCATGCCTGCCGGCGCAATATGGACATGACCTATATCGTCATGGACAACGAGGTCTATGGCATGACCAAAGGCCAGGCATCGCCCACCACCCAGCCCGACTGGTCCCACAGCAAGCTCACCCCACACGGTACCGGCGTGCCACGGTTTTATCCTGCCGCCATTGCGCTCGCCTCCGGCGCCAGCTTCATCGCCCGTGGCTACGCGGGCGCACCCAACGAGCTGGTTCGGCTGCTGGTGCAAGCGCTTGAGCACCCTGGCTTCGCGCTGGTGCAAGTGCTAAGCCCCTGCCAGACCTTTCGCCCAGAGCAGAAAGCCTGGAAGCAGGCAGTGCATCCGATTGCCGAGCCCGCACCGGCGGACCCGAGCGAAGCCGCGCGACTCATCCAGAGCGACGACGGCCTGGCGCTCGGCGTACTCTATGCCCAGCGAGCGCCCGTCTATCAGCCGCGCAACCAAGTTGAGGCTGAGCTCAGTGAGATCGAAGCGGAGTTTCTGCTATGA
- a CDS encoding ferritin-like domain-containing protein translates to MNQTASEPPSKQESHSIESLEELCAHALELEHESAGRFHQLADSMEVHHNAEVAGLFRELAELSEAHAAAIEAHAHGLKLPQIPPWEFKWNCPDEPESHCLDEEVNYLMTATQALRVALFNEEHARAFYQGIADHTKDAKVRDLASEMATEEAEHVSLLNEWLERQSPEAEPADDFDPPNVPE, encoded by the coding sequence ATGAACCAAACCGCATCTGAACCCCCATCTAAACAGGAATCGCACTCGATTGAGTCGCTGGAAGAACTCTGCGCCCATGCCCTGGAACTCGAGCACGAGTCAGCCGGGCGCTTCCACCAACTCGCCGACAGCATGGAAGTGCATCACAACGCCGAGGTGGCAGGGCTATTCCGCGAGCTCGCCGAGCTTAGCGAGGCCCACGCCGCCGCGATTGAGGCGCACGCCCACGGGCTTAAGCTGCCGCAGATTCCACCTTGGGAATTCAAATGGAACTGCCCGGACGAGCCGGAGAGCCATTGTCTGGACGAAGAAGTCAATTACCTGATGACCGCCACCCAGGCGCTGCGGGTGGCGCTGTTTAACGAGGAACATGCGCGGGCTTTTTATCAAGGGATTGCCGATCACACCAAAGATGCAAAGGTGCGCGACCTCGCGTCGGAAATGGCCACCGAAGAAGCAGAGCATGTCAGCCTGCTCAATGAATGGCTGGAACGGCAATCGCCGGAAGCAGAACCCGCCGATGATTTCGATCCGCCAAACGTCCCTGAGTAG
- a CDS encoding sulfur globule family protein, with amino-acid sequence MKKLATAAAVAALLGVSATASAWWGPGGGYGPGYNDGVGDFWNDMFGDGYGDFNMSFSGGGRGRGNGRGYGRGYGYDAPYYYGGPYGYPYGAPVAPYGAPAPYGAPAPYGAPAPQQPQAEQQ; translated from the coding sequence ATGAAAAAGCTTGCAACCGCAGCGGCTGTGGCCGCACTTCTTGGTGTTTCAGCAACCGCCAGCGCCTGGTGGGGTCCGGGTGGTGGCTACGGCCCTGGCTACAATGATGGCGTTGGTGATTTCTGGAACGATATGTTCGGAGACGGCTACGGCGACTTCAACATGAGCTTCAGCGGCGGTGGTCGCGGGCGTGGCAATGGTCGCGGTTATGGGCGCGGCTATGGGTATGACGCTCCCTACTACTATGGCGGCCCTTACGGCTACCCCTATGGTGCGCCAGTCGCTCCTTACGGCGCCCCGGCTCCTTATGGCGCTCCAGCCCCCTATGGCGCGCCTGCTCCGCAGCAGCCGCAGGCTGAGCAGCAGTAA
- a CDS encoding HAD family hydrolase, whose amino-acid sequence MYSDDRLVILDADGTTIDAFRAIEKTFNHHSMDIGPLARFQKRRNIFKYLGGFKEMPQNLRQQIGWQKRTKLVATLTEVYREEARMFDGIEHLIHALAEAADVKVGIVTRNITNDPLSTLHRLFERHGLDHGMLDFLVHLPLSEHKLPYFRELRERFKINPARAYACGDEVKDYRAAVGTGMHPFMVSYGFEDFERLHVRHEIPAEVILPTPDALAERVTHALGLRLKTPRAG is encoded by the coding sequence ATGTATAGCGACGACCGACTGGTGATTCTGGATGCTGATGGCACCACCATCGATGCCTTTCGCGCGATCGAAAAAACCTTTAACCATCACAGCATGGACATAGGTCCGCTGGCGCGTTTTCAGAAGCGGCGCAACATCTTTAAGTATCTTGGTGGCTTCAAGGAGATGCCGCAAAACCTGCGCCAGCAGATTGGCTGGCAGAAGCGCACCAAGCTGGTGGCTACCCTGACCGAGGTCTACCGCGAGGAGGCGCGCATGTTTGATGGCATCGAGCATCTGATTCATGCGCTGGCCGAGGCTGCGGATGTGAAAGTCGGCATTGTGACCCGCAACATTACCAATGATCCGCTAAGCACCCTGCATCGACTGTTCGAGCGCCATGGGCTGGACCACGGCATGCTCGACTTTCTGGTGCACCTGCCGCTTAGCGAGCATAAGCTGCCCTATTTTCGTGAGCTGCGCGAGCGCTTTAAGATTAATCCGGCGCGTGCCTATGCCTGTGGTGACGAGGTGAAGGACTACCGCGCCGCAGTCGGCACCGGCATGCATCCCTTTATGGTGTCCTATGGGTTCGAGGATTTCGAGCGCCTGCATGTGCGCCACGAGATCCCGGCCGAGGTCATTTTGCCCACACCGGATGCGCTTGCCGAAAGGGTCACTCATGCGCTTGGCTTGCGCCTGAAAACTCCACGCGCGGGCTAA
- a CDS encoding quinone-dependent dihydroorotate dehydrogenase, translated as MTHEPTTGSWRLLRPLLFRLDPELAHRLTLTLAGAWSRALDRLDVPSRTKTLGQTGVRRLMGIDFPNPVGLAAGLDKDATAVQAWQRMGFGFVEVGTVTAHPQPGNPRPRLFRFPHQGALVNRMGFNNLGAEHMACRLRALREGGCLRVPLGVNIGKSKRATPAEAAADYRQSFSVLGDWADYVAVNISSPNTPGLRNLQSIDDVRRIISAVQTVNQGLAAPRPLLVKLAPDLADDDAIDCARAALDEGCAGLILTNTTIDFSALPEPPAGLSGGLSGRPLFARSTELLARLRAELGEQAVLIGVGGIFSPQDAVAKLNAGADLIQLYTGLIYHGPALVRCILGQDLELRPRSLGL; from the coding sequence ATGACCCATGAACCCACAACCGGAAGCTGGCGGCTGCTGCGTCCGCTGTTGTTTCGGCTCGATCCTGAGTTGGCCCATCGTTTGACCCTGACACTGGCAGGTGCCTGGTCACGGGCGCTGGACCGCCTGGATGTGCCATCGCGGACAAAGACCCTTGGCCAGACCGGCGTTCGGCGTCTGATGGGGATTGATTTTCCCAATCCCGTCGGGCTGGCAGCCGGGCTCGACAAGGACGCTACTGCGGTGCAAGCCTGGCAGCGCATGGGCTTTGGTTTTGTCGAGGTTGGCACGGTGACTGCGCATCCCCAGCCGGGCAATCCGCGTCCGCGGCTGTTTCGCTTTCCGCATCAGGGTGCGTTGGTCAACCGAATGGGTTTTAACAACCTGGGTGCCGAGCACATGGCCTGCCGGTTGCGCGCGCTGCGCGAGGGCGGATGCCTGCGTGTGCCGCTTGGGGTGAATATTGGCAAGTCCAAACGCGCTACTCCCGCAGAGGCCGCAGCTGACTATCGCCAGAGTTTCTCGGTACTGGGTGACTGGGCAGACTATGTCGCGGTGAATATTTCCAGCCCTAATACGCCTGGCCTGCGAAATCTTCAGAGTATTGATGATGTCAGGCGCATCATCTCGGCGGTGCAGACAGTCAATCAGGGGCTCGCCGCGCCCCGTCCGCTATTGGTCAAGCTGGCACCAGACCTGGCTGATGATGACGCTATCGACTGCGCCCGGGCAGCCCTGGACGAAGGCTGTGCGGGTTTGATCCTGACCAACACCACCATTGATTTCTCGGCCTTGCCCGAGCCGCCCGCCGGGCTGAGCGGCGGTCTGTCCGGCCGGCCATTGTTTGCCCGCAGCACAGAACTGCTCGCCAGGCTGCGCGCGGAACTGGGTGAACAGGCGGTACTCATTGGCGTTGGCGGAATCTTCTCGCCCCAGGATGCCGTGGCAAAGCTCAACGCCGGCGCCGATCTGATTCAGCTCTACACCGGGCTGATTTACCATGGCCCGGCTCTGGTGCGGTGTATCCTTGGTCAAGACTTGGAGTTGCGGCCAAGGTCTTTGGGACTGTGA